TTTTCAGTGACCTGCCACTTTATATAAAGGTGCTTGAGATCGCTGTCAATATACTTATTGTAAACCACAAACCTGCCCTTTAAGACATCCAGGTCTTTGACCTGGACGGGAGCTTGGATTTTTTTGATTTCGTAGGCACCTGGTTTGGGAGTGAGGTCGGGCAGTACTACGCCATTTAAGCACATATCCTTTACCGGATCCACCACAGGTTCGCCAAAATCCCCACCGTATGCCCAGTACTTTGTGCCATCTTCGGTGTATTTGGTTATGGCTTTATCGATCCAGTCCCATACGAATCCACCTTGAAAGCGAGGGTATTTGTCTACATAATCCCAAAAATCCTTAAAGTTTCCATTGCTGTTGCTTTTGGAATAAGCATATTCACACATGACCATCGGACGCCTGTCTTTGGTATCGGCCATAACATCAGCTACCCAGGACAGAGGTGGGTACATAGGCGCTCTTATATCCGAAATAGCAGGACCTGGATCTCCGCTTTCATACTGAACCAATCTGTAAGGGTCGTAGGCCCTTATCCATCCCGCCATGGCTGCATGGTTCATTCCCGCACCGGATTCATTTCCCAGTGACCAGAACAGGATTGATGGATGGTTCTTGTCCCTCAACACCATTCTCATGGCTCTGTCCAGATAGGCGCAAGCCCATTCTGGGTCCTTGGACAGTTGCCCCTGAATGCCGTGGGTTTCAAGGTTGGTTTCGTCTACCAGGTAGATTCCGAGCTCATCGCACAGATCATACCAGATAGGGCTATTGGGGTAATGACTGGTTCTAACAGCATTGAAATTTAGACGCTTCATGGCTATGATTTCCTGGCGCATGCGCTCTTCTGTCAACGCTCTGCCATTTTCAGGATGATGTTCATGGCGATCAACGCCTCTTATTATAAGCCTCTTGCCATTTAATTTGATGACACCGTCTTCGGAAATCTCTATTCTCCTAAATCCCACTCTGCAGCTTTCAAAGTCCACTTCATTGCCCTCTGGGTCTACCAGTGCAAACACCAGGGTATAGAGATTGGGATTTTCGGCTGTCCACTTTAGGGGAGATTTTACGCCGGCAGTTAAAAGGGCTGCGCCAGCCTCTGGAGTAAACTCTCGCCTGTCGTACATAGGGGTTTCCGATGATATTTTTGCTTCAAAAGCAGGTATTACCTCATCTCCCGAAGGACCAAAAAGCCTAGCCCTTACTCTGTAATTCTCATATCCTTTGACCTTGTTTACATAACAGTATGCAACTAGCTTTCCATCCTGGTACAGGTCATCCAGGAGTGCAAACACCTTGAAATCCCTTATGTGCACCCTTGGTTTGCTGTACAGAATCACCGAACGCTGTATACCTGATAAATGCCAGTAGTCCTGGTCTTCAAGATATGAGCCATCACACCACCTCATCACCTGAACGGCCAGCGTATTGGTGCCTATCCTCACATAATCGGTTATATTAAACTCTGCGCTCAGCTTGCTATCCTGTGAATATCCTACCATCTCACCATTTACCCAGAGATAAAAAGCGGATTCTACTGATTCAAAATTTATAAATATCTCCCTTCCACTCCAATTTTCAGGGACAATAAATCTGGTTACATAACACCCCGTGGGATTATCTTTTGGTACAAAAGGTGGATTTAGATCACGATTGTCCTGGCTGAATGGGTAAATTACATTCGTGTATATGGGATAGCCAAAACCCTGAAGTTCCCAGTTTCCTGGTACGACGATATCATCCCACCCTGACGTATCATAGTCTTCTTTGTAAAAACCTTCAGGCACATCTTCTGGGCTATTCACCAGCTTAAATTTCCATGTACCGTCCAGCACTGATACATATTTAGAGATCTTTCTGTTGCAGGTAATAGCGTCCGCAAGGCTGGAATATGCACCCCATGGGGAGTGCATCGGTTCGCGATTTATATGTAAAACGTGCTGGTCTTCCCAGTGATTTTTCTTTAATTTACTGCTGTAGCTATTCATAGGCAATCCTCCATTAACCGTTGATGCCAAATTATAGTATTGTATAAATCCTTATTATCCCTTTTTTATAGTAGAATTTTTTATGCGCTCGCTGAGCATCTGATAATACAGATCTTCGTCTATTGGCAGCTCCACCCAATCATCAGTCCATGTTGAGAGAAGCATGGCATTTGATATGGAGAGACTTTTAATTCCTTCTTCACCCGGGGCTATAAGCGGTGTGCCTTTTTGAATGGCCTCCACGAAATTTCGAGTAATGCCGGGATGCCATGATGGTTTTCCGTTTATAGGTATCTCGCATTTCCAGCATTCTGGCTCGCCGAACCCGCCTTTGTACCTGGCGTTAAACTCTCTCTCGGATTCTCGTAGCCGCCAGAAGGTCAATTTATCGTCTTCTATGACTATTTTTCCTCTATCGCCGGCGACCTCTAATCTGTTGGTCCCTGGAGTTTCACCTGTAGTCGTCACGAATACTCCGGTTGCTCCATTGGGATACTCTACAAAAGCCGTCACATCGTCTTCCACTTCAATGTTATGGTATTTGCCAAAATAACAAAAAGCCCTTACCCTTTTGGGCATTCCGCATATCCACTGCCATAAATCCAGGTTATGAGGGCACTGGTTCAGCAAAACCCCGCCACCTTCACCGCTCCACGTAGCGCGCCATGATCCAGAATCATAATAGCTCTGTGAGCGGTACCAGTTGGTTATAATCCAATTTGTCCGCTTGATTTCACCCAATTCACCGGAGTCTATGAGGTCTTTTAATTTCTGGTAGAGCGGGTGTGTACGCCACATAAACATGATGGCAAAAACCTTGCCACTCTTTTTGGCTACTTCATTCATTTCTCTTACCTGCTTTGTATATACTCCTGCAGGCTTTTCAACTAACACGTGCATTCCCTTTTGAAATGCCTGAATAGCCAGAGGAGGATGAGAATAGTGCGGCGTTGCAATTATAACTGCATCTACGCCTGAGTTAGCAAAAAAGGCATCGTCATCATCGAACAATTTGATCTTGTCGCCGTATTTTGATTTTACCCATTCCAATCTTTTTGGATCGATATCACATACCGCCGTGAGTTCAGCACCTGGTACTTCACCGTTCATAAGGTATGTGGTGTGGCCACTGCCCATGTTGCCTATCCCTATGATTCCAATTTTTACTTTTTCCATTTATATCCCCCTTTTTTATCTAAAATTTAAATTTTGTTTATAACATTATAAATATAATTCTACATTTAGGTTAATAATCCTCTCTCTTTTAAATTTTTATGAATATTATTATAGTATGATGTTAGAGATATTGAAATGACATGCTCTTTTCTAATAAGCGAGAATTTTTGAAGTCAAAAAGGATTCTCGCTTTTTTTGTCGAACATTATAAACATGTGATAAAATTTTTAAAGGAGATTTGTATATGATACCTCTAATGGACACTGTCCCCCACAGAAAAAAGCCTTTTGTTACATGGATAATTATTATTGTTAATTTTCTGGTTTTTTTATTTCAGATTTCGTTACCTTCAAATATTTTGGAAATGTTTGTGTATGGCTTTGGTTTTGTTCCTCTAAAATTAACAAATTTGTGGCGTGAAGGCTTGCGGCTTGAAATATTGTTTTTTTCATGGCCTCTTATTACAAGTATGTTTCTTCATGGAAGCTGGTTACATCTGATCGGCAATATGTGGAGTTTATGGCTATTTGGCGATAATGTTGAAGACAGGGTGGGGCATCTTCGTTTTTTGGTTTTTTATCTTTTAAGCGGGATTATAGCTTCTTTAACTCATTATATTTTTAATGAATATTCATCTGTTCCAACTATTGGAGCTTCAGGAGCTATTGCCGGGGTTATGGGAGCGTATTTTGTCATGTTTCCACTAGCTCGCATTATAACTATTATCCCGTTTCTTTGGGTGCCGCTTTTTGTGCAGATCCCGGCCATTTTCTTTATCGGTTTTTGGTTTGTTTCGCAGTTTTTTTCCGGGCTTTTCTCTCTTTTAGGGCCAGCATTTGGAGGCGGTATTGCCTGGTGGGCACATATAGGTGGTTTTATCTTTGGGATAATAGCGATTCCTTTTTTTAGAAAGTTTTAATCAAGAATGTTAATTTTTTATCTCAATATTTCTAAGTACTTTTGGGAGGGAGAGTAGAAACAATTGGAGGGAAAAGATATACTTAAAAAGCTGAGCGACCTGAATGGCGTTTCAGGAAGTGAATTTATTTTGCATGATGTTTTAGAAGAAATCTTTAAGGAATATTCAGATGAGGTTAAAAGAGGCAAGATGGGGGATTTTGTGGCAGTCAAAAAGGGTGAAGGAGAAGAAAGATTAAAAATAATGTTGACTGCCCATGCCGATGAAATTGGGCTCATGGTGACTGATATAGATGATAGAGGATTTGTGCACTTTACAAATGTAGGTGGAGTTGATGCAAAAACATTGCCAGCCCAGGAGGTTATAATTCACGGCAAAGAAGATGTATTTGGGGTTATAGGTGCAAAACCACCCCATGTATTGACTGAGAAGGATAGAAAAAAGTCTATAAAAATAGATGAAATGGTTATAGACTGTGGAATGGAAAAGGACGAATTAAAAAAGATAATAAGTATAGGTGATTTTATTACTATAAATAGAAAGTCAATTGACCTATTAGGTGATTTTATAACCGGCAAAGCTCTAGATAACCGTGTAGGGATAATGGTTTTATATGAGTGCGCTAAAAACTTAAAAAATTTAAGACATATAGCTGATGTTTATTTTGCAGCAACAACTCAAGAGGAAAGAGGACTTGTAGGAGTTAGGACTACAACGTATGAGATAAATCCTGATATAGGGATAGTTGTAGATGTAACCTTAGGAGATAAATATGCAAATCCTGATATTCAGGTTGAATGTGGAAAGGGAGTAGAAATAACAGTAGGACCTAATATTCACCCGGAACTTTCTGAAAGGCTGATTAAAGTGGCGGATGAGTATAGTATACCGTATACAATAGATGTTGCAGCAGGTCCGACTGGTACAGAAACATGGAATGTTCAAATAAGCAGAGAAGGCGTTCCAACCCTTCTAATTTCAGTCCCTATAAAATATATGCATACATCCACAGAGGTTGTAAATTACAAAGATGTAATAAGAGCAGGAAGGCTTTTAGCATTATTTATTTCTTCATTGAAGAATTGGGGTGAAATTTATGCTTAAAAAACTTACAGATGCCTTTGGCGTATCAGGATATGAGAAGGAAGTCAGAGATGTTATAAAGGATGAGGTGAAGGATTCAGGCGAAGTTTTTGTAGATAAACTTGGGAACTTAATCGTTCATAAAAAAGGAAATGGCAAAAAAGTTATGCTTGCAGCCCATATGGATGAGGTTGGATTTATTGTAACAGCTATAAAGGATGATGGAAGAATAAAATTTGCGCCGGTAGGTGGAATTGACGCGAGAATATTGGTTTCCAAAAGGGTTGTTTTCGGTAGGGCAAAGGTCAAGGGAGTAATTGGATATAAGCCTATACATCTTCAAAGTGAAGGTGAAAGAAATGATCCAGTAAATGTTAAGGATCTTTTTATCGACATAGGCGCAACAAGTAAGGATGAGGTTTTAAAAAGTATTAAACCTGGAGATTATGCTACATTTGAAAGCGAATATGTTGAAATGGGAAAATACATAAAAGCAAAAGCACTGGATGATAGAGTTGGATGTGCTATATTAATCGATATTTTAAAGGAAAACTATAATCTTGACTTATACTGTGTGTTTACGGTTCAAGAGGAAGTAGGACTGAGGGGTGCAACTGTTGCTGCATATAAGATTGAACCGGAAATAGGACTTGTTATTGAAGGGACGACCTGTGCCGATTTTGTTAAGGATGACAAGGATTTTGTAACTGAAACAGGAAAGGGTCCTGCAATTTCTGTCATGGACTCGTCATCAATTACAAACGAAAAGCTTTTAAATAGGATTTTAAAAGTAGCAGAAGAGAATGGTATTCCCTATCAAATAAGAAGGGGTAATGTGGGTGGAAATGATGCAGGGGCTATCCATAAGACCAAATCAGGGATAATTACAGCCAGCATTTCAGTTCCCACAAGATATATTCACTCGCCAATCAGCATGGTCCATAAGGATGACTATGAATACACATTAAAGCTTGTTAAGAAAGTATTAGAAAGCATTGAAGGGGAGGAATTGTAATGGAACTTTTAAAAAGCTTGACTTCAATTTACGGACCATCAGGTAGAGAAGATAAAATTGCCGAATTTATAATGGAAACTATAAAGCCATATGTAGATGAAATAAGTAAAGATGCATTAGGCAATGTAATTGCGGTTAAAAAGGGAAGTGGTCAAAAAAAGCTTATGCTTACAGCTCATATGGATCAGATTGGTGTTATGGTAACTTTTATTGACGATGATGGGTACTTAAGATTTACGAACATAGGTGGTCTAAATCCATATTCACTGCTTTTTAAGCGCGTGGTTTTTAAGAATGGAGTGGAAGGAATAATCTCAAAGGAACAAAAGGCTGAGATAAAAGAATTAGCTTTAAAGGATCTTTACATTGATATAGGGGCAAATTGTAAAGATGAGGCAAAAAAGAAGGTTAATATCGGAGATTTTGGAGTGTTTAAATCTGATTTTCAAGATTTGGGGCAAAGACTTATCAGTGCAGCCTTTGATGATAGAGTAGGTTGCTATGTTTTAATAGAAGCTGCAAAAAGAATAAAGAACATAAACTGTGATGTTTATTTTGTTTTCACAGTTCAGGAAGAAGTTGGCTTAAGGGGTGCCAGGACTTCTGCTTATTCAATAGAACCTGATGCTGCTATTGCAATTGATGTTACAGGAACAGGAGATATACCAAATTGCAACAGGATGGCGGTCAAATTGGGAGATGGTGTTGCTATTAAAATAATGGATAGGGGCTTTATAGTTCATCCAAAGATAAAGGAATTTTTAACAAGCGTTGCAGAAAAGAATAACATTAAATATCAATACGAGATTTTAGAAATGGGAACAACAGATGCAGCAGAAATCCATGTTTCAAAGACAGGAGTTCCATCTGGGGTTATATCAGTTCCATCGAGATATGTTCACTCCCATAGTGAGATGGTTGATAAAAATGATGTGGAGGCAGCTATAAATTTACTGGTTCACGCCATTGAGGAGTTTTAAGTAGATTACAAGGGGGCTAAAAATATGACTTTTGATGAACTCTATAAAAAAGCGAAATCTGTAATAAATCCACGTAAACTTTCGGAATATGCTGAGGCCGGTGGAGTCGGTGCTGCTATTCTTTCAGAAAGTGGAAATGTATATACAGGTGTGTGCATTGATACCGCATGTTCTATGGGCTTTTGTGCTGAACACGCTGCCGCAGCTGCGATGATAACTGCAGGCGAAAGTCGTGTATTAAAAATGATTGCTGTAGGGTGGGATGGCCATATTATGCCACCATGTGGTCGTTGTCGCGAATTTATAAGTCAGATTAACGACCAGAATTTAGATGCTGAAGTGATGGTTGGAGAAAATAAAATAGTAACCCTCAGAGAACTTTTACCGTATGATTGGCGGCAATAATAAAGTGTTGTAAAAATTGTTGCAAAATGGCTAAACTTTTTCAGATTAATTGTTGAAATCTGTCAAAATACATAAGCGCTCCCATATAATCCTGGTAATATGGTCCAGGAGTCTCTACCGGATAACCGTAAAGTTGGGGTATATAGATATTTTGGCCTAAGTCAATATATTCTGTTATAGATTTTGTAGGGCTGGGAATAATAATCATAAATAAGACTCCTTTTGGTAAGGTTACACTTATGTGTTGCCTTACCTTTTATTTTTGTCTATTAACACTCTCATTCATAAGCCATGGTTTATACTTATTTTTTTACAAGCCATATTAATACATTTAATACTAAAACAATAATAAAAATATATAACAGGTTAATTGTAAAATTAAATACGACACCAAAAAACATCACCTTGTACTTTTAAACACCTTACACCTTATGAAAGAGGTAAAATTTGTGCTCTTTTAAAAGAAGGATTCTCACCAACTCAAATCGCTAAAAAACTTGGCCGTCATCGCAGCACCATTTACCGCGAAATAAAACGTGGCACCACAACTCAATGCCGTACAGATCTAACTACGTATGAAGCATACTTCCTAGAAACTGGCCAGGCGGTATATGAGAAGAATCGCTCTTTCTGTGGCCGAAAAAGTAAGATCCTCCAGGTTGAATCCTTCCTCCAATATGCTGAGCAAAAGATACTTCAAGACAAAAGTCCGCAATATAGACCTTTTCATAAAAACCAGACGTAAACCCAAGAAGAATTCTTTGAGAAAACACAAGCGCCTTTTTGGCAAGAGTATTAGCGAGCGGCCTGATAGCATTGAAAAGCGTGAGGAGTTCGGCCATTGGGGAATCGACACTGTTCTCGGAAGACGCTCTAATGACCATGCTCTGCTGATCCTAACAGAGAGGAAAACTCATTATCATCTGCTCCTCCCATTGGCAAGCAAAACTGCTGAGGCAGTGGATGAGGCATTAAAGCGGCTAAAAAGCCAGTATGGTCTTATGTTTTCTCGGGTGTTTAAGAGCATCACTGCGGATAACGGTAGTGAGTTTGCCAATCTAAATGTCCACGGGATTGATATTTACTATACTCACCCTTACTCTGCCTGGGAACGAGCCACTAATAATGAGCGGCACAATGGCCTAGTAAGGCGGTTGATTCCTAAGGGGACAGCTATTAGTGAATTGTCGCTTTCACAAATTGGGCGGGTACAGGATTGGTGTAATACCTTGCCAAGAAAAATCCTTGGTTACCGCCAGCCAGCAGAGCTTTTCTTCCGGGAAATAGAACGGCTAACTTCTGAGTTTCAAAATTCATGATCGCGAAATCCAATATCATTCGGGTTTCCAAAAAATGTGTCGCATTTAATATTGCAATTTAAGGAAAAATTTTCTATTTAACAAACCGTTTTCCTATTGACATAAAAAAGTATTGTGTTATAATATTATTAACATAATTTATTAATATCATTAATTAATTATGTTAATAATATTTTTTACAGGTAATTGTAAAATAAGGTAAAAAGAAAAAACAAAGAGGTATCAATATCAAATTAGATACTGATGATAATGGTTTTAAAGGAAAGATTCATGTCATTAAAGTAAGAGAATTTAAAATCTGGAAAATTTAGAAGGGTTACGGATTCTGGAGAAGTCACAAAAAAGTTTTTTGGTTCTTTAGAAAATTAAGTGTGTTACAAACAAGCAATGAGTATTAGGGATAGATAGAATTTTTTGAAGAAAGATGACACAAAACATAGATTCAATGCTAAAGTCCCTATGATCAATAGGAAAGTAATAATGGTCGTAGAAAGAAGAAGGGATGATTTCAGAGAAATCAATGAAAGAATCAAAGAGTTCGATAAACTTAGGTTTATCATCTTCGAAGAAAGATTTAACATCGTCATAAATGTCGCAAAGAGAAATTTGTTTAAAGTTGGTTTTCATAGGATTCCCTCCGATCTTATGATAAGAATTGCTGTATATTAAATTAGACAAAAGTGGGGGAAATCCTTTGAAAATATAACGCGAAACCTCAATATTTTAGAGCTTTTTGGGGTTTCGTAATAATCTAATAAAATAAATTATTAAAGGGGGTTCTATGTTGAAAAGGGTAAAGTTTATTTCTGTTACTGTAGCCATTTTACTGATTATTTCTAGCTTGTCAGCCGGATGTTCAAACGCAAAAACAACAAGTGGTAGTAATAATTTAAAAGGCTCTAAAATTGCAACTTTCGGCAGATTAGGTAGTTGGCCTAAACCGCCTTTATATCAAGGAAACTATTTTTCTTCAGGTGGAGTTGGATGGCCTGTACAAGCAGCAGTCTTTGAGGGATTATATGAATTTATTAGAGTGAGTAATCGTTTATATCCAAGGTTAGCCACAGCACTGCCAGAAAATAAGGGAAATGAATCAATAATACATTTGAGAAAAGGTGTTAAATGGAATGATGGAAAACCTTTTACCAGCAAAGATATATGGGCATTTTATATTTTAAATAATGGTACATTTATTACAAGATTTTTGAATTCTATAGAGATTCCAGATGATTATACAGTGATTTTTAAGTGGGCAGATCCGCAACCAAATGAAGAAATAAAAAATATGCTTATAGCTCAGGATACCCAAGGTACTATTCCCTATCATATTTTTTCAAAATACGTTGATAAAGCAAATGAAATATTATCTCGTTTACCAACTACAAATGATCTTGATAAGAGAGGACCATTTACTAAGTTAATAGATGATAAAGCCAGTGCAGAATTGAATGAGAATTGGAATGCATTTATCAAGTATAAATTAAAATATCCAATAGGGACAGGACCATTCATGGTAAAGACAGTTACATCTGCACAACTGATTATGGAAAAAAATCCTTATTATTATAATAAAGATAAGGTAAAATTTGATAGAATAAAGCTCTATCAAACAGATCAAGCTGGTGGATTGGCACTCATACAATCAGGCAAAATAGCACAAACTGATTATAGCCCAACAAAAGATATAATGGAGACGATCCTCAGAAAGAACAAAGATATGGTTTTCTATAAAATGAAAGACGAAGCAGATTTGGGTGTGATATTTAACATAAAAATGAAACCTTTTGATGATGTAAATTTCAGAAGGGCGGTACAATATATAGCAGATAGAAAAAAAATAAGAGATGCTGCAAATTGGGCCGCTACAGTTGGAGATATTTCTGTAATAGGTATGCCACTTAATCTGATGAATTGGATAAATGATGACGTAAGAAAGAAAATGACTAAATTTATTTATGATCCTGATAAGGCAGCTGCATTGTTGCAACAAGATGGTTGGCAAAAAGGCAGTGATGGTATATGGAGAGATAAAAATGGGAAAATATATAATCTATCAATTGGAGCACCATCTTCGTTTGGAATGGCAGTAAATGCTAGTGAAATATTAGCTGAACAGTTTACAGCATTTGGGCTTCCAACAAAACTTTCAGCTGTTGATGATAGCATTTACTATACAAATGCACGAAGGCCTAATAATAAATATCATATGTCAACAGATTGGATAGATGTAACTTGGAATTTTTTGCATCCTTGGTTTGCATTGTCAGAATTCTGGCGAGGTGCGCAAGCTAGTTATGCGAATTTCCCAATAGTAACAAAGAAAGGTAAAGATTATGGTAAACTTGATATGAAATTACCGGGGCCAGATGGCAAAATTATAGATATTAATGAGACAATAGATAAATTGCTTTATATGAATGATGAGGATATGAGAAAAGCTGTAAGTGCGCTTGCATGGATAGCAAATGAAAATGCCTTCGGACTCGATTACTTTTTAAATTCATCGTCAATATTTATAAATAAAGCAATTATTGATGAAAATACACTCCCGATGCATAATTTATTTTCAAAATATAATAGAGATATGCCATTACCGACAAATCCTGTTGATGAAGAAGCTGTATACGAACTTAATTATGGCTTTGATGGTGGTATGCTTTTATTGGTAAATGGAACATGGAAACCTGGGGAAAAAGCCTATAATGACAAATAATTAATATCTTGGTTCTATAATAAATGTTGTAGTGGATAAAAATCTAACATAAAAATAGCGCACTTATTCTGAATGCCTGCTATAATAGAAGTGAATAAACAAAATCCGTTAAAAGAAGGCATCAGAATAAGTGCATACAAATTATGTCATAGAAATACAGAGAAACTTAGCACAAAGCCCCGCCACTTGTGGCGGGGAGTAGTCAACTTTATGGGAAGTTGGAATAGTTATATATAGCTATTTAGTAGCAATAAATGAGGATTAAATAATAATTAACAAATAAAAAAATATAATATGTTTTTTTGAATATAAAGTTGTATTATATTATTAAGTAAGGAATATAACTTAAAAGATAATAGTGTGAGTGATAAAAGCTTCGTATTACGCTAAAAAATGAAAAAAGGGATGTTGTAAGAAGATGAAAAATTATAGAGGAAAGGTATATATGCATAACAATACATCAATACCATCTATAGACGATAGTACATTTTTTGACCTGGCTAATCCTAAAATGATAGGTAACAAGAACAAGGCTTCTATCATACGCTTAGTACGGGCTAAAGGCCCCATATCTAGAGCTGACATAGCACGTCAGTTAAACTTAAGTCCGCCCGCAGTTTCTAACAACATAAATGCATTATTAGAAGCGGGTATTATCAAAGAAGTGGGAACTTACGATTCTAGTGTAGGAAGAAAACCTGTACTGCTTTGTTTTAATTCGACATTTGGTTACGTTTTAGGAATTGACATTGGTGAATACAAGATACATTGTGGAGTTGCAAATCTGGATGGTGACATAATTGATTTTAATGAGGTTCCTACTATGGCGAATGAGGGTGGTGAGTCTGTACTTAACAGAGTACATAACGTAATACTTTCTATGTTAGAAAGAAATAAGATAAATAATGATAAGATACTGGCAGCAGGTATAGGTTCACCCGGTATAAAGAATGTAAATACAGGTACGAACATTTTAGCACCTTTTATAAAATCGTGGGACCAAATAAATCTTAAGAACCGGATGGAAGAGAAATTTAAGTTTCCATTTATCGTTGAGAACGACGTTGATATGAGTATAATAGGGGAATATTGGAAGGGTGCAGGGCGAAATTATGAAAATATGGCCTATATAAAATTAGGAGACGGGGTTGCAGCACGCTTTATATTAAACGGTCGTCTTTATAGAGGTGTTAACTTTGCAGCAGGAGAAATAGGTTTTATGTTACCTGATAAAGAACTGATTCAAGATAAGTTTTGCGAACAAGGGGCACTAGAGAGACTTATATGCAATGACGCAATAGCTAATACTTATAAAAACAAGTATGAGCAATTAAAAGGTCAAAAATTTCCAGATGAAGATATAAGCATTAGTGATGTTTTGAAAAGATGGGAAAAAGGAGACGATATTGCCAATTCAATTGTAGAGGATATAAAAATATATTTAGGTATAGCTCTCATAAATATAATTTCAATCTTAAATCCTGAAGTAATTATATTAGGAGGGCAATTAAGTGATGTCCCCCAAAAATTTATAGTTTCTTTGAAAGATATGCTGAGCAAGCACGTTTTGTTTATACCGGAAATAATTCCCGCCCAATTAGGTAATAATGCCGGCGTAATAGGTGCTATAGCTGTAGCATTGGCCAAAGCCGAAAAGTTATTATCTTCATTTTGGGAGTAAATTCAAACATCGTGGAGGGGAGAATCATGTATTATGAAAAAGGAATTTGATATATTTACCATAGCAGATTTATGTGCTGATGTAATATTAATAAGTAGATCTATAGAACCAGAGTTTGGACAAAAGGAGAAATTTGTAGACGATTATATTGTAGAATTGGGCGGTTC
This genomic window from Caldanaerobius fijiensis DSM 17918 contains:
- a CDS encoding glycoside hydrolase family 2 TIM barrel-domain containing protein, with protein sequence MNSYSSKLKKNHWEDQHVLHINREPMHSPWGAYSSLADAITCNRKISKYVSVLDGTWKFKLVNSPEDVPEGFYKEDYDTSGWDDIVVPGNWELQGFGYPIYTNVIYPFSQDNRDLNPPFVPKDNPTGCYVTRFIVPENWSGREIFINFESVESAFYLWVNGEMVGYSQDSKLSAEFNITDYVRIGTNTLAVQVMRWCDGSYLEDQDYWHLSGIQRSVILYSKPRVHIRDFKVFALLDDLYQDGKLVAYCYVNKVKGYENYRVRARLFGPSGDEVIPAFEAKISSETPMYDRREFTPEAGAALLTAGVKSPLKWTAENPNLYTLVFALVDPEGNEVDFESCRVGFRRIEISEDGVIKLNGKRLIIRGVDRHEHHPENGRALTEERMRQEIIAMKRLNFNAVRTSHYPNSPIWYDLCDELGIYLVDETNLETHGIQGQLSKDPEWACAYLDRAMRMVLRDKNHPSILFWSLGNESGAGMNHAAMAGWIRAYDPYRLVQYESGDPGPAISDIRAPMYPPLSWVADVMADTKDRRPMVMCEYAYSKSNSNGNFKDFWDYVDKYPRFQGGFVWDWIDKAITKYTEDGTKYWAYGGDFGEPVVDPVKDMCLNGVVLPDLTPKPGAYEIKKIQAPVQVKDLDVLKGRFVVYNKYIDSDLKHLYIKWQVTENGIEIQSGVIEPPDIPPEGSGELIVPFDLPAAKPGAEYFVNLSFCLNRDMPWADKGYEIYSEQFVLPLKAPYKKPTVFYAPCTSKKLNITEDELHYEIQGEDFTVSFDKIHGIIVSYRLNGENIINSGARENYFRAPTGIDEATGGASSIAEDWYAAGLDRLVRKVEKVECYKANENRAHVEVTSYLCTDGLNDGIMSLMRYTIYSDGTIVIENAVDASKNLPILPRIGVTFTLPAKFDRLKWFGRGPHENYPDRKLSAHVGLYESTVDQQHFPYIVPVECGGKEDVRWLSLTDQTGKGIIIEGFNLLHFDVHRNSVEDYAKAKHTIELKPRDEIYLNIDHIHSGLGGDNGWSKCIHEQYQVKPGRYQYSFAIKPLW
- a CDS encoding Gfo/Idh/MocA family protein, with protein sequence MEKVKIGIIGIGNMGSGHTTYLMNGEVPGAELTAVCDIDPKRLEWVKSKYGDKIKLFDDDDAFFANSGVDAVIIATPHYSHPPLAIQAFQKGMHVLVEKPAGVYTKQVREMNEVAKKSGKVFAIMFMWRTHPLYQKLKDLIDSGELGEIKRTNWIITNWYRSQSYYDSGSWRATWSGEGGGVLLNQCPHNLDLWQWICGMPKRVRAFCYFGKYHNIEVEDDVTAFVEYPNGATGVFVTTTGETPGTNRLEVAGDRGKIVIEDDKLTFWRLRESEREFNARYKGGFGEPECWKCEIPINGKPSWHPGITRNFVEAIQKGTPLIAPGEEGIKSLSISNAMLLSTWTDDWVELPIDEDLYYQMLSERIKNSTIKKG
- a CDS encoding rhomboid family intramembrane serine protease, with the protein product MIPLMDTVPHRKKPFVTWIIIIVNFLVFLFQISLPSNILEMFVYGFGFVPLKLTNLWREGLRLEILFFSWPLITSMFLHGSWLHLIGNMWSLWLFGDNVEDRVGHLRFLVFYLLSGIIASLTHYIFNEYSSVPTIGASGAIAGVMGAYFVMFPLARIITIIPFLWVPLFVQIPAIFFIGFWFVSQFFSGLFSLLGPAFGGGIAWWAHIGGFIFGIIAIPFFRKF
- a CDS encoding M28 family peptidase, with protein sequence MEGKDILKKLSDLNGVSGSEFILHDVLEEIFKEYSDEVKRGKMGDFVAVKKGEGEERLKIMLTAHADEIGLMVTDIDDRGFVHFTNVGGVDAKTLPAQEVIIHGKEDVFGVIGAKPPHVLTEKDRKKSIKIDEMVIDCGMEKDELKKIISIGDFITINRKSIDLLGDFITGKALDNRVGIMVLYECAKNLKNLRHIADVYFAATTQEERGLVGVRTTTYEINPDIGIVVDVTLGDKYANPDIQVECGKGVEITVGPNIHPELSERLIKVADEYSIPYTIDVAAGPTGTETWNVQISREGVPTLLISVPIKYMHTSTEVVNYKDVIRAGRLLALFISSLKNWGEIYA
- a CDS encoding M42 family metallopeptidase yields the protein MLKKLTDAFGVSGYEKEVRDVIKDEVKDSGEVFVDKLGNLIVHKKGNGKKVMLAAHMDEVGFIVTAIKDDGRIKFAPVGGIDARILVSKRVVFGRAKVKGVIGYKPIHLQSEGERNDPVNVKDLFIDIGATSKDEVLKSIKPGDYATFESEYVEMGKYIKAKALDDRVGCAILIDILKENYNLDLYCVFTVQEEVGLRGATVAAYKIEPEIGLVIEGTTCADFVKDDKDFVTETGKGPAISVMDSSSITNEKLLNRILKVAEENGIPYQIRRGNVGGNDAGAIHKTKSGIITASISVPTRYIHSPISMVHKDDYEYTLKLVKKVLESIEGEEL